The Podospora pseudocomata strain CBS 415.72m chromosome 1 map unlocalized CBS415.72m_1, whole genome shotgun sequence genome has a segment encoding these proteins:
- a CDS encoding uncharacterized protein (COG:U; EggNog:ENOG503NYGN) has translation MSLQVDDGGRRARSRSPGRRADVVEASPYSSTDRGFTPSTVTAYSEYERLSQWGSAADEDFYGARPPSVVNLQGQGHIYGDPLEAEYGRYSGRRADRDRDSDSDSQRRRYPEIRTAEPSSSPRDSRDSFGRESDKERRRREKKDKLQDDLAYGKLPGQSKYDAPVPQSIPIPIPNPSASAPSFNYAQPRPYEYGSVSKTDRYGTSLEPTPRPGRSPSPGPSSPLKSAMKRTSSPLPPTNRMSTLSVHSPHHSLSLSSAPPSPLLEAYHGTYQSMSPMPSPLLMPSSPGHHILEALSPLGSDSESEQKKKRRARFHDPVDDAARLAKALKGDRRPPETEPLIEILPGMSHEQIMELRQEYKRLVKTGTERKGVNIAKHIRARLKDEDPNLMKACYATALGRWESESYWANFWYHGDKTRRELLIESLMGRSNEEIRLIKDGFSDKKYGNSLTRAMRTELREDKFKKAVLMVLEGGRQEDVWDGRERRWRIDADLVEQDVKELYKAVKSEKGGESKMLEIVVGRGEEHLREVMRVYREVSRGGNFAKDALKKSGNLVGEVLAHILNGVINKPMRDAMLLQHALKASKKDELRKELLISRLVRYHWDANHMQQVKRAFREQYGQDLSEAVKEGTKDEWGAFCRALCITRMPDAEKVIARVDIHRK, from the exons ATGTCTCTGCAGGTTGACGATGGCGGCCGGCGCGCCCGGTCCCGTTCTCCGGGCCGGCGCGCCGATGTGGTGGAAGCATCACCGTACAGCTCTACCGACCGCGGATTCACGCCCTCTACGGTGACGGCATACAGCGAGTATGAACGGCTCTCACAGTGGGGATCTGCCGCCGATGAGGACTTTTACGGCGCGAGACCTCCCTCGGTGGTGAACCTCCAGGGACAGGGTCATATCTATGGTGATCCTCTTGAAGCTGAGTACGGTCGATATAGCGGTAGAAGAGCAGACCGCGACCGGGACTCGGACAGCGACAGCCAGAGACGGAGATATCCTGAGATCAGAACCGCCGAGCCCTCGTCTTCGCCGAGAGACTCCCGCGATTCTTTCGGGAGGGAGTCCGATAAGGAGCGCCGCCgcagggagaagaaggataagCTCCAGGATGATCTCGCCTATGGGAAGCTGCCGGGGCAATCCAAATATGATGCTCCTGTCCCCCAGTCCATCCCGATCCCGATCCCCAACCCTTCTGCCTCGGCACCATCGTTCAACTACGCCCAGCCGAGGCCTTACGAGTATGGTTCCGTCTCCAAGACAGACCGCTACGGCACCTCGCTCGAACCTACCCCTCGCCCCGGCCGTTCCCCCTCTCCcggcccatcatcccccttgAAATCCGCCATGAAGCGAACCTCTTCCCCTCTGCCCCCAACGAATCGCATGTCAACCCTGTCGGTCCACAgcccccaccactccctctccctctcctccgcccccccttccccgctATTGGAAGCCTACCACGGAACGTACCAATCCATGTCACCCATGCCCTCCCCCCTGCTCatgccctcctctcccggaCATCATATCCTCGAAGCGCTCTCCCCCCTCGGTTCAGACTCTGAATCCgaacagaagaagaaacGACGCGCGAGGTTCCACGACCCGGTCGACGACGCTGCCAGGCTGGCAAAAGCCCTAAAGGGCGACCGCCGCCCTCCCGAAACAGAACCCCTCATCGAAATCCTGCCTGGCATGTCCCACGAGCAAATCATGGAGCTGCGCCAGGAATACAAGCGCCTTGTCAAAACCGGCACGGAAAGAAAGGGAGTCAACATTGCGAAACATATCCGTGCCAGgctcaaggatgaggatCCCAACTTGATGAAGGCGTGTTACGCTACTGCGCTCGGCAGGTGGGAGAGCGAGAGTTACTGGGCTAATTTTTGGTACCATGGGGACAAGACGCGGAGGGAGTTGCTGATTGAgagtttgatggggaggtcaAACGAGGAGATTAGGCTGATCAAGGATGGGTTTAGTGACAAGAAGTATGGGAATTCTCTcacgagggcgatgaggacgGAGCTGAGGGAGGACAAGTTTAAGAAGGCGGTGctgatggtgctggagggggggaggcaGGAGGATGTTTGGGATGgtagggagaggaggtggaggattgATGCGGATTTGGTGGAGCAGGATGTTAAGGAGTTGTACAAGGCTGTCAAGAGCGAGAAGGGCGGGGAGAGTAAGATGTTGGAGattgtggtggggaggggggaggagcatttgagggaggtgatgagggtttATAGGGAAGTTAGTAGGGGAGGGAACTTTGCCAAGGATGCGCTGAAGAAGAGTGGGAATTTGGTG GGCGAGGTTCTAGCGCATATCCTCAACGGGGTGATCAACAAGCCCATGAGAGACGCCATGTTGCTCCAGCACGCGCTCAAGGCGTCCAAGAAGGACGAGCTGAGAAAGGAGCTGTTGATTTCGCGGTTGGTGAGGTATCACTGGGATGCCAATCACATGCAGCAGGTGAAGCGGGCGTTTAGGGAACAGTATGGTCAGGATCTGAGCGAGGCTGTAAAGGAGGGCACCAAGGATGAATGGGGTGCATTCTGCAGGGCGTTGTGCATCACACGTATGCCTGATGCGGAAAAGGTTATTGCTAGGGTCGATATTCATCGGAAGTGA
- the FCR1 gene encoding Fluconazole resistance protein 1 (EggNog:ENOG503P7SJ; COG:S) — MDGLPTPPNEDFLGHKRHHTISKSVKAVHRTSKRTSYHGHPPSPVHDTHSSHSGDARHKRVWKACERCRMKKTKCDGEFPCKRCKDDGLVCTAGVRKKTEYKQLPRGYAEVLENTQFALIATVHKLYAMVRNHQTWDLGEPDLNDRGQPVIHNIASKLGCIRPSGDMDLPPHAVFPEDEAGLTELARQLEEQQRREAIAAPLSSNGTTTSIPHSHHRRQNTIDSRTDDRASSSSPELDHSDFEASMDNYRKATFGTTTGATSAITMSPASLSYHDFDMSGCPTPSVDGRFPPHTTQSPTSAGSIPTSLNWLNAARTSSTAVMDALEFTSQPAAHYGGYTLDMDMLNQNLLESAFGVGSGVGMKGLAFMGVSQDKGTDSREENADYRVSVHGLNGFFHPSKLFL, encoded by the exons ATGGACGGCttaccaacaccacccaacgAGGACTTCCTCGGTCACAAGAGACACcacaccatctccaagtcAGTCAAGGCCGTTCACAGGACATCAAAACGCACCAGCTATCACGGCCACCCGCCTTCGCCTGTCCATGACACCCACTCATCACACAGCGGAGATGCCAGACATAAGAGAGTGTGGAAGGCCTGCGAGAGGTGCAGAATGAAGAAGACCAAG TGCGACGGAGAGTTCCCCTGCAAGAGGTGTAAGGACGACGGCCTTGTCTGCACAGCTGGAGTTCGCAAGAAGACCGAGTACAAGCAACTACCGCGCGGATACGCAGAGGTGCTCGAGAACACGCAGTTTGCCCTCATTGCCACGGTACACAAGCTTTATGCTATGGTCCGAAACCACCAGACATGGGATCTCGGCGAGCCAGATCTCAACGACAGAGGCCAGCCGGTGATTCACAATATTGCGTCCAAACTGGGGTGTATACGACCCAGCGGGGACATGGACCTGCCTCCTCATGCTGTTTTCCCCGAAGACGAAGCCGGCCTCACGGAACTTGCCAGACAACTCGAGGAGCAACAGAGGAGAgaagccatcgccgcccCATTATCCAgcaacggcaccaccacTTCTATCCCCCACAGCCACCACAGGAGACAAAACACGATCGACTCGCGAACTGACGACCGGGCcagctcgtcctcccccGAACTCGACCACTCGGACTTTGAGGCCAGCATGGACAACTACCGAAAAGCGACCTTTGGCACCACCACGGGAGCAACCTCAGCGATCACCATGTCACCCGCCAGCCTGTCCTATCACGACTTTGACATGTCCGGCTGCCCTACGCCTTCGGTGGACGGCAGGTTCCCACCGCACACGACGCAGTCACCTACCTCAGCGGGGAGCATTCCCACCAGTCTGAACTGGCTCAACGCAGCAAGGACTTCTTCTACGGCTGTGATGGACGCGCTGGAGTTTACCTCGCAGCCTGCGGCGCACTACGGGGGGTATACGTTGGACATGGACATGCTTAATCAGAATCTGCTAGAGTCCGCGTTTGGAGTTGGAAGTGGGGTGGGGATGAAGGGGTTGGCTT TCATGGGGGTCAGTCAGGACAAAGGTACAGACTCAAGAGAAGAGAATGCAGATTATCGGGTTTCGGTACACGGGTTGAATGGGTTTTTCCATCCATCTAAACTTTTTTTGTGA